A single region of the Streptomyces virginiae genome encodes:
- a CDS encoding SigE family RNA polymerase sigma factor: MNTLHSTSTGAVVTRLHDVNRRAGVRTVAVARPRPAHVVAIDANQYQAVPATEAAPSSISEAEFTAYVQERRAALYATAFHLTGDRYEAEDLLQSALFSTYRAWDRISDKAAVGGYLRRTMTNLHISAWRRRKLNEYPTEELPETASDTDAMRGTELRAVLWQALTRIPEPQRTMLVLRYYEGRTDPEIAEILGISVGTVKSSIWRSLRRLREDEALSFGRDEAESFEELVA; the protein is encoded by the coding sequence ATGAACACGCTGCACAGCACCAGCACCGGCGCGGTTGTCACGCGGCTGCACGATGTGAACCGCCGGGCGGGTGTCCGTACGGTGGCGGTCGCCCGTCCCCGGCCGGCCCACGTCGTAGCCATTGACGCGAACCAGTACCAGGCGGTTCCCGCCACCGAGGCGGCTCCTTCCTCCATCTCGGAGGCGGAGTTCACGGCGTACGTCCAGGAGCGGCGTGCCGCCCTGTACGCGACGGCCTTCCACCTCACCGGCGACCGGTACGAGGCGGAGGACCTGCTGCAGAGCGCGCTGTTCTCCACCTACCGTGCCTGGGACCGGATCAGCGACAAGGCGGCCGTCGGCGGCTACCTGCGTCGCACGATGACGAACCTGCACATCAGCGCGTGGCGTCGGCGCAAGCTCAACGAGTACCCGACGGAGGAGCTGCCGGAGACGGCCTCCGACACGGACGCGATGCGCGGTACGGAGCTGCGCGCGGTGCTGTGGCAGGCCCTGACCCGGATCCCGGAGCCGCAGCGCACGATGCTGGTGCTCCGCTACTACGAGGGCCGCACGGACCCGGAGATCGCGGAGATCCTCGGCATCAGCGTCGGCACCGTGAAGTCGAGCATCTGGCGCTCGCTGCGCCGCCTGCGGGAGGACGAGGCGCTCAGCTTCGGCCGTGACGAGGCGGAGTCCTTCGAGGAGCTCGTCGCGTAA
- the deoC gene encoding deoxyribose-phosphate aldolase, giving the protein MPTTLTAFADVTTSDSALRRFLHGLPGVDAVGLEARAASLGTRSIKTTAKAYAIDLAISMIDLTTLEGADTPGKVRALSAKAVHPDPTDRTTPTTAAVCVYPDMVATAKAALNGADVKIASVATAFPAGRAALPVKLADTRDAVAAGADEIDMVIDRGAFLAGRYLETYELIKAIKEACVREDGSAARLKVIFETGELSTYDNIRRASWIGMLAGADFIKTSTGKVGVNATPANTLLMLEAVRDFRAQTGIQIGVKPAGGIRTTKDAIKFLVLVNETVGEDWLSNHWFRFGASSLLNDLLMQRQKLSTGRYSGPDYVTVD; this is encoded by the coding sequence ATGCCCACCACCCTCACCGCATTCGCTGACGTGACGACGTCCGACAGTGCGCTGCGCCGCTTCCTGCACGGGCTGCCCGGCGTCGACGCTGTCGGACTGGAGGCCCGCGCGGCCTCCCTCGGCACCCGTTCGATCAAGACGACGGCCAAGGCGTACGCCATCGACCTGGCCATCTCGATGATCGACCTGACGACGCTGGAAGGCGCGGACACCCCGGGCAAGGTCCGGGCGCTCTCCGCCAAGGCCGTCCATCCCGATCCGACCGACCGTACGACCCCGACGACGGCCGCCGTCTGTGTCTACCCCGACATGGTGGCCACGGCGAAGGCCGCGCTGAACGGCGCCGACGTCAAGATCGCCTCCGTCGCGACCGCCTTCCCGGCCGGCCGCGCCGCCCTGCCCGTCAAGCTCGCCGACACCCGTGACGCCGTCGCCGCCGGCGCCGACGAGATCGACATGGTCATCGACCGTGGCGCCTTCCTCGCCGGTCGCTACCTGGAGACGTACGAGCTGATCAAGGCCATCAAGGAGGCCTGCGTCCGCGAGGACGGCAGCGCCGCGCGCCTGAAGGTCATCTTCGAGACCGGCGAGCTGTCGACCTACGACAACATCCGCCGCGCCTCCTGGATCGGCATGCTCGCGGGCGCCGACTTCATCAAGACGTCGACCGGCAAGGTCGGGGTCAACGCCACGCCGGCGAACACCCTGCTCATGCTCGAAGCCGTACGCGACTTCCGCGCGCAGACCGGAATCCAGATCGGCGTGAAGCCGGCCGGCGGCATCCGCACCACCAAGGACGCGATCAAGTTCCTGGTCCTGGTCAACGAGACCGTGGGCGAGGACTGGCTGAGCAACCACTGGTTCCGTTTCGGCGCCTCCAGCCTGCTCAACGACCTGCTGATGCAGCGCCAGAAGCTGAGCACCGGCCGTTACTCCGGTCCCGACTACGTGACGGTGGACTGA
- a CDS encoding uridine kinase family protein, translating into MFLDTNRPPGGSPTRGNGSDWCPVSSPSSSPTRVVLLTGPSGSGKSSLAARSGLPVLRLDDFYKEGVDPTLPLVDGSSDIDWDSPLSWDADAAVAAIADLCAAGRTNVPVYDIATSSRTGTESLDIARTPLFIAEGIFAADVAARCQELGLLADAICLRGRPSTTFRRRLARDLREGRKSVPFLLRRGLRLMRAERGIVARHVALGAHACAGDEALGRLAAAAAGRHRATTPA; encoded by the coding sequence GTGTTCCTGGACACCAACCGGCCACCAGGAGGATCCCCTACCCGGGGGAATGGTTCAGACTGGTGTCCCGTGAGCTCCCCCTCTTCTTCGCCGACCCGCGTCGTCCTGCTGACCGGTCCGTCGGGCTCCGGAAAATCCTCGCTGGCCGCCCGCTCAGGGCTGCCCGTGCTGCGCCTCGACGACTTCTACAAGGAGGGTGTCGACCCCACCCTCCCGCTCGTCGACGGCAGCTCCGACATCGACTGGGACTCCCCGCTGTCCTGGGACGCGGACGCGGCGGTCGCCGCGATCGCCGACCTGTGCGCGGCGGGACGGACGAACGTCCCCGTCTACGACATCGCGACGAGTTCCCGCACGGGCACCGAGAGCCTCGACATCGCCCGCACCCCGCTGTTCATCGCGGAGGGCATCTTCGCCGCCGACGTGGCCGCCCGCTGCCAGGAGCTCGGTCTCCTCGCGGACGCCATCTGCCTGCGGGGGCGCCCCTCGACGACCTTCCGTCGCCGGCTCGCCCGCGACCTGCGGGAAGGCCGCAAGTCGGTGCCGTTCCTGCTGCGCAGGGGCCTGCGGCTGATGCGCGCCGAACGCGGCATCGTGGCCCGCCACGTCGCCCTGGGCGCGCACGCCTGCGCCGGCGACGAGGCCCTCGGCCGCCTGGCGGCGGCCGCAGCGGGCCGCCACCGCGCGACGACCCCCGCGTAG
- a CDS encoding aldehyde dehydrogenase family protein, with amino-acid sequence MASVFEYAPAPESRSVVDIAPSYGLFIDGEFTDAADGKVFKTVSPSSEEVLAEVAQAGAADVDRAVKAARKAFASWSALPGSERAKYLFRIARIIQERSRELAVLETLDNGKPIKETRDADLPLVAAHFFYYAGWADKLDHAGYGPNPRPLGVAGQVIPWNFPLLMLAWKIAPALATGNTVVLKPAETTPLSALFFADICRQAGLPKGVVNILTGYGDAGAALVEHPDVNKVAFTGSTAVGKKIARHVAGTDKKVTLELGGKGANIVFDDAPIDQAVEGIVNGIFFNQGQVCCAGSRLLVQESIHDELLDSLKRRLSTLRLGDPLDKNTDIGAINSAEQLARITALAETGEAEGAERWSPACELPSSGYWFAPTLFTNVTQAHTVARDEIFGPVLSVLTFRTPDEAVAKANNSQYGLSAGIWTEKGSRILAVANQLRAGVVWANTFNKFDPTSPFGGYKESGFGREGGRHGLEGYLDV; translated from the coding sequence ATGGCATCTGTATTCGAGTACGCACCGGCTCCCGAGTCCCGCTCGGTCGTCGACATCGCCCCCTCCTACGGGCTCTTCATCGACGGTGAGTTCACCGACGCCGCCGACGGCAAGGTCTTCAAGACCGTCTCGCCGAGCAGCGAGGAGGTGCTGGCCGAGGTCGCCCAGGCCGGCGCCGCCGATGTGGACCGCGCCGTGAAGGCCGCTCGCAAGGCCTTCGCCTCCTGGTCCGCGCTGCCGGGCTCCGAGCGCGCCAAGTACCTCTTCCGCATCGCCCGGATCATCCAGGAGCGCAGCCGCGAGCTCGCCGTCCTGGAGACCCTGGACAACGGCAAGCCGATCAAGGAGACCCGCGACGCGGACCTCCCGCTGGTCGCCGCGCACTTCTTCTACTACGCGGGCTGGGCCGACAAGCTCGACCACGCGGGCTACGGCCCGAACCCGCGTCCGCTGGGCGTGGCCGGCCAGGTCATCCCGTGGAACTTCCCGCTGCTGATGCTGGCCTGGAAGATCGCCCCGGCGCTCGCCACCGGCAACACCGTCGTGCTGAAGCCCGCCGAGACGACCCCGCTCTCCGCGCTGTTCTTCGCGGACATCTGCCGCCAGGCGGGCCTGCCCAAGGGCGTCGTCAACATCCTCACCGGCTACGGCGACGCGGGCGCGGCCCTCGTCGAGCACCCGGACGTCAACAAGGTCGCCTTCACCGGCTCGACCGCCGTGGGCAAGAAGATCGCCCGCCACGTCGCCGGCACCGACAAGAAGGTCACCCTGGAGCTGGGCGGCAAGGGCGCCAACATCGTCTTCGACGACGCCCCCATCGACCAGGCCGTCGAGGGCATCGTCAACGGCATCTTCTTCAACCAGGGCCAGGTCTGCTGCGCGGGCTCCCGCCTCCTGGTCCAGGAGTCGATCCACGACGAGCTGCTGGACTCCCTCAAGCGCCGCCTCTCCACGCTGCGCTTGGGCGACCCGCTCGACAAGAACACCGACATCGGCGCGATCAACTCCGCCGAGCAGCTCGCCCGGATCACCGCGCTCGCGGAGACCGGTGAGGCCGAGGGCGCCGAGCGCTGGTCCCCGGCGTGCGAGCTGCCGTCCTCCGGCTACTGGTTCGCCCCGACGCTCTTCACGAACGTCACCCAGGCGCACACCGTCGCCCGCGACGAGATCTTCGGCCCGGTGCTGTCCGTGCTGACCTTCCGTACGCCCGACGAGGCCGTCGCCAAGGCCAACAACAGCCAGTACGGCCTCTCCGCCGGCATCTGGACGGAGAAGGGCTCGCGCATCCTCGCGGTCGCGAACCAGCTCCGCGCCGGAGTCGTCTGGGCCAACACGTTCAACAAGTTCGACCCGACCTCGCCCTTCGGCGGCTACAAGGAGTCGGGCTTCGGCCGCGAGGGCGGCCGCCACGGCCTGGAGGGCTACCTCGATGTCTGA
- a CDS encoding aldehyde dehydrogenase family protein — protein sequence MSDQSAASRLHVFKTYKLYVGGKFPRSESGRVYEVTAKTSSGGKGKWLANAPLSSRKDARDAVVAARKAFGGWSGATAYNRGQILYRIAEMLEGRREQFVREVGEAEGLSKSKAGAVVDAAIDRWVWYAGWTDKIGQIVGGANPVAGPFFNLSTPEPTGVVTVVAPQESSFLGLVSVIAPVIATGNTVVVIASERSPLPALSLGEVLATSDLPGGVVNILSGKAGEMGPHLASHQDVNAIDLAGADAALAKELEIAAADNLKRVLRPQPVDDWSADPGTSRMTAFLETKTVWHPTGSLGAGGSSY from the coding sequence ATGTCTGATCAGTCAGCGGCGTCCCGCCTGCATGTCTTCAAGACCTACAAGCTGTACGTCGGGGGCAAGTTCCCCCGCTCCGAGAGCGGCCGGGTGTACGAAGTGACGGCGAAAACATCGTCGGGTGGCAAGGGCAAGTGGCTGGCCAACGCCCCCCTGTCCTCCCGCAAGGACGCGCGTGACGCCGTCGTCGCGGCCCGCAAGGCCTTCGGCGGCTGGTCCGGCGCGACCGCGTACAACCGCGGGCAGATCCTCTACCGCATCGCCGAGATGCTGGAGGGCCGCCGCGAGCAGTTCGTCCGTGAGGTCGGCGAGGCGGAGGGCCTGTCCAAGTCGAAGGCCGGCGCGGTCGTCGACGCGGCCATCGACCGCTGGGTCTGGTACGCGGGCTGGACCGACAAGATCGGCCAGATCGTGGGCGGGGCCAACCCGGTCGCGGGCCCGTTCTTCAACCTCTCCACCCCGGAGCCGACCGGTGTGGTCACGGTCGTCGCCCCGCAGGAGTCGTCCTTCCTGGGCCTCGTCTCGGTGATCGCCCCGGTGATCGCGACGGGCAACACCGTCGTCGTCATCGCGAGCGAGCGGTCCCCGCTGCCGGCGCTCTCCCTGGGCGAGGTGCTCGCCACCTCCGACCTGCCCGGCGGCGTGGTCAACATCCTGTCCGGCAAGGCCGGCGAGATGGGCCCGCACCTGGCCTCCCACCAGGACGTCAACGCGATCGACCTGGCCGGGGCCGACGCGGCGCTGGCCAAGGAGCTGGAGATCGCGGCGGCCGACAACCTCAAGCGCGTCCTGCGTCCACAGCCTGTGGACGACTGGAGCGCCGACCCGGGCACCTCCCGCATGACGGCGTTCCTGGAGACCAAGACCGTCTGGCACCCCACCGGGTCGCTGGGCGCGGGCGGCTCGTCCTACTAG
- a CDS encoding sensor histidine kinase: MVFCLVALTAAVSASGIAYWLNREAVLTRVQDAALGDFRQEMQNRAAALPADPTAEELQRTAELMAGSSPGYSVLLVQVGKDNRQIFGAAGPDSFGLANVPKSLQNAVNDRQKTTAANDSEYHVYWQRTKPRGNPYLVGGTRVVGGGLTGYMYKSLAQERDDLNALGWSLTIATCLALLGSALLAQAAARTVLKPVQRLGDAARRLGEGELDHRLDVSGTDELADLSHTFNKTAEALEKKVADMSAREESSRRFVADMSHELRTPLTALTAVAEVLEEEVDDLDPMIAPAVALVVSETRRLNDLVENLMEVTRFDAGTAKLVLDDVNVADQVTACIDARAWLDAVELDAERGIVARLDPRRLDVILANLIGNALKHGGSPVRVSVTVEGEWLVIAVQDNGPGIPEEVLPHVFDRFYKASASRPKSDGSGLGLSIAMENAHIHGGDITAANVPGGGALFTLRLPVDVGKVLAGDEDA; the protein is encoded by the coding sequence ATGGTGTTCTGCCTGGTCGCGCTCACGGCCGCGGTCTCGGCCTCCGGCATCGCCTACTGGCTCAACCGCGAGGCCGTCCTCACCCGCGTCCAGGACGCCGCCCTCGGCGACTTCCGGCAGGAGATGCAGAACCGGGCCGCCGCGCTGCCCGCCGATCCCACCGCCGAGGAACTGCAGCGCACCGCCGAACTGATGGCGGGCAGCAGCCCCGGATACAGCGTGCTGCTGGTGCAGGTGGGCAAGGACAACCGGCAGATCTTCGGCGCGGCGGGGCCCGACTCCTTCGGGCTGGCCAACGTACCGAAGTCCCTGCAGAACGCGGTGAACGACCGGCAGAAGACCACCGCCGCGAACGACTCCGAGTACCACGTCTACTGGCAGCGGACGAAGCCGCGCGGCAATCCGTACCTGGTCGGCGGGACGCGCGTCGTGGGTGGCGGGCTCACCGGCTACATGTACAAGTCCCTCGCGCAGGAGCGGGACGACCTGAACGCGCTCGGCTGGTCGCTGACCATCGCCACCTGCCTCGCGCTGCTCGGCTCCGCCCTGCTGGCGCAGGCCGCGGCCCGCACGGTGCTCAAGCCCGTGCAGCGGCTCGGGGACGCGGCGCGGCGGCTCGGCGAGGGCGAGCTGGACCACCGCCTCGACGTGTCGGGCACGGACGAACTCGCCGACCTGTCGCACACCTTCAACAAGACGGCCGAGGCGCTGGAGAAGAAGGTCGCCGACATGAGCGCGCGGGAGGAGTCGAGCCGGCGCTTCGTCGCGGACATGTCGCACGAGCTACGGACGCCGCTGACCGCGCTGACGGCGGTGGCCGAGGTCCTGGAGGAGGAGGTCGACGACCTCGATCCGATGATCGCACCGGCCGTCGCGCTCGTCGTCAGCGAGACGCGCCGCCTCAACGACCTGGTGGAGAACCTGATGGAGGTCACCCGCTTCGACGCGGGTACGGCCAAGCTCGTGCTGGACGACGTCAACGTCGCCGACCAGGTCACGGCCTGCATCGACGCCCGGGCCTGGCTCGACGCGGTCGAACTCGACGCCGAGCGGGGCATCGTGGCCCGCCTCGACCCGCGCCGCCTCGACGTCATCCTCGCCAACCTCATCGGCAACGCGCTCAAGCACGGCGGCTCGCCGGTACGGGTGTCGGTGACGGTGGAGGGGGAGTGGCTGGTCATCGCGGTGCAGGACAACGGTCCGGGCATTCCCGAGGAGGTCCTGCCGCACGTCTTCGACCGGTTCTACAAGGCGAGCGCGTCGCGGCCGAAGTCGGACGGCAGCGGGCTCGGCCTGTCGATCGCGATGGAGAACGCGCACATCCACGGCGGCGACATCACCGCCGCCAATGTGCCGGGCGGTGGGGCGCTGTTCACGCTGCGGCTGCCGGTGGACGTGGGAAAGGTGCTCGCGGGTGACGAGGATGCGTAG
- a CDS encoding purine-nucleoside phosphorylase has translation MNASVTDPFAAADAAAARLRELTGVDTHDVALVMGSGWAPAAEALGAPEAEFLVTELPGFPPAAVEGHGGKIRSYKIGDKRALVFLGRTHYYEGRGVAAVAHGVRTAVAAGCKTVVLTNGCGGLREGMKPGQPVLISDHLNLTATSPIVGANFVDLTDLYSPRLRAMCKDIDASLEEGVYVQFPGPHYETPAEINMIRVMGADLVGMSTVLEAIAAREAGAEVLGISLVTNLAAGLSGEPLNHEEVLQAGRDSAARMGTLLTQVLARI, from the coding sequence GTGAACGCATCTGTTACCGACCCCTTCGCCGCCGCCGACGCCGCAGCCGCCCGCCTGCGTGAGCTGACCGGCGTGGACACCCACGATGTCGCCCTCGTCATGGGCTCCGGATGGGCCCCCGCCGCAGAGGCGCTCGGCGCCCCCGAGGCCGAGTTCCTCGTCACCGAGCTGCCCGGCTTCCCGCCCGCCGCCGTCGAGGGCCACGGCGGCAAGATCCGCTCGTACAAGATCGGCGACAAGCGCGCCCTGGTCTTCCTCGGCCGGACCCACTACTACGAGGGCCGCGGCGTCGCCGCCGTCGCCCACGGCGTGCGCACCGCCGTCGCCGCCGGCTGCAAGACCGTCGTCCTGACCAACGGCTGCGGCGGTCTGCGCGAGGGCATGAAGCCCGGCCAGCCCGTCCTGATCAGCGACCACCTCAACCTGACGGCCACCTCGCCGATCGTCGGCGCGAACTTCGTCGACCTCACCGACCTGTACTCGCCGCGCCTGCGCGCGATGTGCAAGGACATCGACGCGAGCCTCGAAGAGGGCGTCTACGTCCAGTTCCCCGGCCCGCACTACGAGACCCCGGCCGAGATCAACATGATCCGCGTCATGGGCGCCGACCTGGTCGGCATGTCCACCGTGCTGGAGGCCATCGCCGCCCGTGAGGCCGGCGCCGAGGTGCTCGGCATCTCCCTGGTCACCAACCTGGCGGCGGGCCTGTCCGGCGAGCCGCTGAACCACGAAGAGGTCCTCCAGGCCGGCCGTGACTCGGCCGCCCGCATGGGCACGCTGCTGACGCAGGTCCTCGCCCGCATCTGA
- a CDS encoding phospho-sugar mutase — protein sequence MQEQAQAQAQDDLIIRAQAWLAEDPDPETAAELAALIEAGDTAELADRFSGTLQFGTAGLRGEIGAGPMRMNRGVVIRAAAGLAAYLKAQGHDGGLVVVGYDARYKSADFARDTAAVMTGAGLRAALLPRPLPTPVLAYAIRHLGAVAGVEVTASHNPPRDNGYKVYLGDGSQIVSPADTEIAAQIAAVEKLADVPRPESGWQELGDEVLEAYLARTDAVLTPGSPRGVRTVYTAMHGVGKDVVMAAFARHGFPEPVLVAEQAEPDPAFPTVAFPNPEEPGAMDLAFAKAAEVGPDIVIANDPDADRCAVAVPTADGWRMLRGDEVGALLAAHLVHKGARGVFAESIVSSSLLGRIAEAAGVGYEETLTGFKWIARVEGLRYGYEEALGYCVDPEGVRDKDGVTAALLVAELASVLKEQGRTLTDLLDDLAMAHGLHATDQLSVRVSDLSIIADAMAALRAQPPVSLAGLRVVSAEDLSKGTETLPPTDGLRYYLDGAYKARVIARPSGTEPKLKCYLEVVVPVAEASDLAPARVRGQEVLDAIKKDLSAAMGI from the coding sequence GTGCAGGAACAGGCACAGGCACAGGCACAGGACGACCTGATCATCCGGGCGCAGGCCTGGCTGGCCGAGGACCCGGACCCGGAGACGGCCGCGGAACTGGCCGCGCTCATCGAGGCCGGCGACACGGCGGAGCTCGCGGACCGTTTCTCGGGCACCCTGCAGTTCGGCACCGCCGGACTGCGCGGTGAGATCGGCGCCGGCCCGATGCGGATGAACCGCGGCGTGGTCATCCGGGCCGCGGCGGGCCTCGCGGCCTACCTGAAGGCCCAGGGCCACGACGGCGGCCTGGTCGTCGTCGGCTACGACGCCCGCTACAAGTCGGCGGACTTCGCCCGTGACACCGCGGCCGTCATGACCGGCGCCGGGCTACGCGCGGCCCTCCTGCCCCGCCCCCTGCCGACGCCCGTGCTCGCGTACGCGATAAGGCACCTCGGCGCCGTCGCCGGCGTCGAGGTGACCGCGAGCCACAACCCTCCCCGGGACAACGGCTACAAGGTCTACCTCGGCGACGGCTCGCAGATCGTCTCCCCGGCCGACACCGAGATCGCGGCGCAGATCGCGGCGGTCGAGAAGCTGGCCGACGTACCGCGCCCCGAGTCGGGCTGGCAGGAACTCGGCGACGAGGTCCTGGAGGCCTACCTGGCGCGTACGGACGCCGTCCTGACCCCCGGCTCCCCCCGGGGCGTGCGGACCGTCTACACGGCCATGCACGGCGTCGGCAAGGACGTCGTCATGGCGGCCTTCGCCCGGCACGGCTTCCCGGAGCCGGTGCTCGTCGCCGAGCAGGCCGAGCCCGACCCGGCCTTCCCGACCGTGGCGTTCCCGAACCCGGAGGAGCCGGGTGCGATGGACCTGGCCTTCGCGAAGGCCGCCGAGGTCGGGCCCGACATCGTGATCGCCAACGACCCGGACGCGGACCGCTGCGCCGTGGCCGTGCCGACGGCGGACGGCTGGCGGATGCTGCGCGGCGACGAGGTCGGCGCGCTGCTGGCGGCGCACCTGGTCCACAAGGGCGCGCGGGGTGTCTTCGCCGAGTCCATCGTCTCCTCCAGCCTCCTGGGCCGGATCGCGGAGGCGGCGGGCGTCGGTTACGAGGAGACCCTCACCGGCTTCAAGTGGATCGCCCGCGTCGAGGGCCTGCGCTACGGCTACGAGGAGGCGCTCGGCTACTGCGTGGACCCCGAGGGCGTCCGTGACAAGGACGGCGTCACCGCCGCCCTGCTGGTGGCGGAGCTGGCCTCGGTGCTCAAGGAGCAGGGCCGCACGCTGACCGACCTGCTGGACGACCTGGCGATGGCCCACGGCCTGCACGCCACGGACCAGCTGTCGGTGCGCGTCTCCGACCTGTCGATCATCGCCGACGCGATGGCGGCGCTGCGCGCGCAGCCGCCGGTGTCGCTCGCGGGTCTGCGGGTGGTCTCGGCGGAGGACCTGTCCAAGGGCACGGAGACGCTCCCGCCGACGGACGGCCTGCGCTACTACCTGGACGGCGCGTACAAGGCCCGGGTCATCGCCCGCCCGTCGGGTACCGAGCCCAAGCTGAAGTGCTACCTGGAGGTCGTGGTCCCGGTGGCCGAGGCCTCCGACCTGGCTCCGGCCCGCGTGCGCGGCCAGGAGGTCCTGGACGCGATCAAGAAGGACCTCTCGGCGGCCATGGGCATCTAG
- the afsQ1 gene encoding two-component system response regulator AfsQ1 yields the protein MPFLLLIEDDDAIRTALELSLSRQGHRVATAATGEDGLKLLREQRPDLIVLDVMLPGIDGFEVCRRIRRTDQLPIILLTARSDDIDVVVGLESGADDYVVKPVQGRVLDARIRAVLRRGERESSDSASFGSLVIDRAAMTVTKNGEDLQLTPTELRLLLELSRRPGQALSRQQLLRLVWEHDYLGDSRLVDACVQRLRAKVEDVPSSPTLIRTVRGVGYRLDSPQ from the coding sequence GTGCCTTTCCTGTTGCTGATCGAGGACGACGACGCCATCCGCACGGCCCTCGAACTCTCCCTGTCTCGCCAGGGCCACCGTGTGGCCACCGCGGCGACGGGCGAGGACGGCCTGAAACTGCTGCGCGAGCAGCGGCCGGACCTGATCGTGCTGGACGTGATGCTGCCCGGGATCGACGGCTTCGAGGTGTGCCGGCGGATCCGCCGCACCGACCAGCTGCCGATCATCCTGCTCACCGCGCGCAGCGACGACATCGACGTGGTGGTCGGCCTGGAGTCCGGGGCCGACGACTACGTGGTCAAGCCCGTCCAGGGCCGGGTCCTCGACGCCCGGATCCGGGCGGTACTGCGCCGCGGCGAGCGCGAGTCGAGCGACTCGGCGAGCTTCGGCTCCCTGGTCATCGACCGGGCCGCCATGACGGTGACCAAGAACGGCGAGGACCTGCAGCTCACGCCGACCGAGCTGCGGCTGCTGCTCGAACTGAGCCGCCGGCCCGGGCAGGCGCTCTCGCGCCAGCAGCTGCTGCGGCTGGTCTGGGAGCACGACTACCTCGGTGACTCGCGGCTCGTCGACGCCTGCGTGCAGCGGCTGCGCGCCAAGGTCGAGGACGTGCCGTCCTCGCCCACCCTGATCCGTACCGTCCGAGGTGTGGGCTACCGCCTGGACTCACCGCAGTGA